In a genomic window of Melitaea cinxia chromosome 2, ilMelCinx1.1, whole genome shotgun sequence:
- the LOC123659435 gene encoding uncharacterized protein LOC123659435 — protein sequence MADDMIDIEEHDVLENPIIKQIFPDLSKLKKEIIDYNDEIQDEISNFETVNSGETNKQLWRQFNASQIGKTKQNYLYDVKVSLQNISPKLTSNQKFCQKCLILFSKKEDLCNHERLCHQHMCLQKNNFKNNSKNGENSNIFNFYSNKGVSQNKSSNINVMVNINDSKAIDNNLRKPCFHCNIIFPSIQTLIDHLYEILYNKKSNIQHPKNLKFSSKCKFCDSNYNDVLSYNRHLRKRHRNEMLKNKNESINEVRVMALKAILYKCSECNIHFVTSETARYHLEHSEVLQHWYCTSCQFFFKLKHKNLHEKQHNYSKYFTVVEVNNKSCNGTHLGEENSLTHQTNCDIDEIGIDDRISDFVTEHNQEASQQKEELKTSNDFHSSMIDTENSSNVGDIKEKKCLNTSLEKYTQLYFCDVCKCNISRNCNVEHHLEANCRRGTKNVCEYCGLVFSSETVDLHRIIHLENRNIQLKDFIILDLKTKTKITPVFDFPKCTLCEKYFICKNEIILHVCNEGRSITCSVCNIKLTKSALQLHEPFHSYNTQNQTELNNKSDNIMLCNTDSRLTEITNNDQTSLSPLGSETECDDKVLHLYTCKNCDVSMNFYDEAVEHCHSHTHLNKIEIDTTKCAILCQVCIREFRNTFHHYCLIDAAKTKCPLCDLIFDEGKIKGHLKLHDTDPDITKDTIIVKDFGSKRINRGGYNEITNNKHDVQEDELMVSKSGLDDRVKDKDDNSVPEITAKIYKCDCGLHFINDTQIKEHLDKCSGIVRAKKFRQDCFKCGLTFNSNVLFKHLLEHHGGKNVFRYEIVESIQKSVA from the exons ATGGCAGACGATATGATAGATATAGAAGAACATGATGTCTTGGAAAATCCTATCATTAAACAGATTTTTCCAGATCTatcaaaacttaaaaaggaAATCATTGATTATAATGATG AAATTCAAGATGAAATATCAAATTTTGAAACAGTTAACAGCGGTGAAACAAACAAGCAATTATGGAGACAATTCAACGCATCTCAAAtaggaaaaacaaaacaaaattatttgtatgacGTCAAGGTTTCCTTACAAAATATTAGTCCTAAACTAACAAGTAATCAAAAGTTTTGccaaaaatgtttaatacttttttctaaaaaggaggaTCTGTGTAATCATGAAAGATTGTGTCATCAACATATGTgtcttcaaaaaaataattttaaaaacaactcCAAAAATGGAGAAAACAgtaatatctttaatttttactcaaATAAAGGGGTATCTCAGAATAAAAGcagtaatattaatgtaatggTCAATATTAATGACTCAAAAGCGATAGACAACAATTTGAGAAAACCATGTTTTCATTGCAATATTATATTTCCATCAATTCAAACTTTAATAGACCACTTATATGAAATACTCTATAATAAGAAATCAAATATTCAACACccaaaaaatcttaaattttctTCTAAATGTAAGTTCTGTGATTCAAATTATAACGATGTTTTATCATATAATAGACACTTACGTAAAAGACATAGGAATGaaatgttaaaaaacaaaaatgaaagtaTTAATGAGGTTCGAGTAATGGCCCTAAAAGCAATTCTGTATAAATGTAGTGAATGTAATATACACTTTGTGACATCTGAGACTGCTAGATATCATTTGGAACACTCAGAAGTCTTACAACATTGGTATTGCACGagttgtcaattttttttcaaactaaaGCATAAAAATCTACATGAAAAACAACATAACTATTCAAAGTACTTTACTGTAGTTGAAGTAAATAATAAGTCATGTAATGGGACACATTTAGGGGAAGAAAATTCTTTAACTCATCAAACTAATTGTGATATAGATGAAATTGGAATAGATGACAGAATTTCGGATTTTGTAACAGAACACAATCAGGAAGCATCACAACAAAAAGAAGAATTAAAAACAAGCAATGATTTCCATTCTTCGATGATTGATACTGAAAACAGTAGTAATGTGGGTGacataaaggaaaaaaaatgtttaaatacttCATTGGAAAAGTATACACAATTATACTTTTGTgatgtatgtaaatgtaatatatctAGAAATTGTAATGTTGAACATCATCTGGAGGCAAATTGTAGACGAGGTACCAAAAATGTTTGTGAGTATTGTGGGCTAGTCTTTTCCAGTGAGACTGTTGATTTACATAGAATAATACACCTCGAAAATAGGAACATACAATTGAAAGACTTTATAATTTTggatttaaaaactaaaacaaaaataacaccAGTTTTCGACTTTCCTAAGTGTACAttgtgtgaaaaatattttatttgtaaaaatgaaattatactgCATGTATGCAATGAGGGTAGATCCATAACATgctctgtttgtaacattaaattaacTAAATCAGCTTTGCAATTACATGAACCATTCCATAGTTACAATACACAAAATCAAACTGAACTCAACAACAAGTCTGATAATATAATGTTGTGCAATACGGATTCTAGACTCAcagaaattacaaataatgatCAAACTTCATTATCTCCTCTTGGTTCTGAAACAGAATGTGATGATAAAGTTCTGCACTTATATACTTGTAAAAATTGTGATGTATCAATGAATTTCTATGATGAAGCAGTAGAACATTGTCATTCTCATACCCatcttaataaaatagaaatagataCAACTAAATGTGCAATat TGTGTCAAGTGTGTATCAGAGAATTTAGAAATACGTTCCACCATTATTGTCTAATTGATGCTGCAAAAACTAAATGTCCTCTGTGTGATTTGATTTTTGATGAAGGAAAAATAAAAggtcatttaaaattacatgatACTGATCCGGATATTACTAAAGACACTATAATAGTCAAAGATTTTGGCTCTAAAAGAATAAATAGGGGAGGATATAACGAAATAACCAACAACAAGCATGATGTGCAAGAAGACGAGTTAATGGTTTCCAAATCTGGTTTAGATGATCGTGTTAAGGACAAAGATGATAATAGCGTTCCAGAAATAACGGCGAAGATTTATAAGTGCGATTGTGGTCTCCATTTTATAAACGATACACAAATAAAAGAACATTTGGATAAATGCTCTGGTATTGTTAGAGCTAAAAAATTTAGACAAGATTGTTTCAAATGTGGCCTCACTTTtaattcaaatgttttattCAAACACTTACTGGAACATCACGGAGGAAAAAATGTGTTTAGATATGAAATTGTAGAAAGCATTCAGAAAAGTGTAGCTTAA
- the LOC123664570 gene encoding uncharacterized protein LOC123664570, whose amino-acid sequence MENSTPFQPWTTEDSSKNITTERELVDDAKLHRENVNHPKHRQTASYDKESVVAPSAVPGPSTAAGAGISPVGGNVSKMDSSKIASMQQIVENTLSQEGRQRVSQLLEAVEALSGAERLLLYLRLPTGVPPHDPLKQPINPLGSRAELQQTVTWIQTHLEVDPDVSLPKQDVYDEYIAHCMSSNMKPLSTADFGKVMKQVYPTVRPRRLGTRGNSRYCYAGLRKKVKLEVPQLPALNETSKEPSGTMKESERIVCDWAESKFGMKFLNISELSRHLVSKSITPRASLGPASTSPPPLASIHGPPEEVSGPQIMKQQLKRKLQTQGTPGRPKKNKAQEIAGESPPSTSYVSQHPPVKHESEVVSEPAYVYQQAYVPVYDVRPTFPYSEPPRAHPPHPSHPTHPPPAPHPPMSVHEYRPDPYVFDPPYAHRDISAPSDVAHNLPINLSSDASLDLSTERTEWQRRRPPDPPVTRLPLPGKKLILETYQSETQASSPRSSQIDTRTVSQPSEEFPRSEYLPKKMRAAEILGGKLAAARQPLASADPVSSTASVAVEPSVRPEVAFLEDPKNLTSRSKSTAAALAREEQEAASPTRSVKAPTPKCDRNKIRKFCGRRKGLSPDRTEQQKRPATPDSCCGLDGINIKTGMICEEKHSEILNRERVISICNIDKHDLDDYLNEGNSQEHEEELLQYFHQRDIDYDATADSNTTENPVTFLETGQDPHDEHSQGKNEKISQLRELLAKNLKNHTQSGSTSQNVINSHQEPQAPIDNNHEVHITKTPISEGAFKPVGNITEIVNGTTLSKEHEVDISKNCDTILNENGISLNRPTENNHSQLISSSGSHLYNGNGHNEPQSPTTRTQQYDFVPISDGCHSPGNFNSKSPLSFGHRGHSPSKLNKTIILGGSLQTSPISHSTAASPFVSPRNTPVPRSRYCSRPIPKHNGRKKRNLLTLGVGDHCSKPFAIPNDQKFITSKASMCGPSIKYCQPMSAPPSPNILSNYKQQLVQNTTISNGTNNVCLNFVPNVFRDNMNGELSQPLSADPLSSEVSRFFQEPVSNYRLSHDASFRSQSVPLKQATMNIGLLSYNNTPVGSVPPTPVPNEFCDFGSLADTCDISKAGLNPETLDKIYDAIDSSNDVLNAETSANILETNDTLTNGCDSLPNQQILTEEQLNSFIPTSGALIDRNSQFSESFPNDTCDDVEEFLKRTNRIEFDVTELVTEKNKYYTSRSVPSTPLPYKRTAPNLQIDSRRSRELFPTENYSDVSNGISSKSVPSTPQLPEDRSVFSYSNRDFLINGNSVDICNSNQMQSVVENDQGLTSPLDILREDILDPLAPAADLLADLDKIDGTPYVDL is encoded by the exons ATGGAAAATTCAACTCCATTTCAACCTTGGACAACTGAAGATAGTTCGAAAAATATTACAACTGAAAGAGAATTAGTGGATGACGCGAAACTTCATCGGGAAAATGTCAATCATCCAAAACATAGGCAAACTGCGTCTTACGATAAAGAAAGTGTCGTCGCTCCTAGTGCCGTTCCTGGACCATCGACTGCCGCTGGTGCCGGTATTAGTCCAGTCGGTGGTAACGTCTCCAAGATGGACTCCAGCAAAATAGCTTCCATGCAGCAAATTGTCGAGAACACTCTcag CCAAGAAGGTCGACAAAGAGTGTCTCAGCTGTTAGAGGCAGTGGAGGCTCTGAGTGGAGCGGAGAGACTTTTGCTTTATCTCCGTCTACCGACTGGTGTACCTCCACATGACCCTCTCAAGCAGCCTATCAATCCTTTAGGATCCAG agcTGAATTGCAACAAACCGTTACATGGATACAGACACATTTAGAAGTGGATCCTGATGTTTCATTGCCTAAACAGGATGTTTATGATGAATACAT AGCTCATTGTATGAGTAGCAACATGAAGCCCTTATCGACTGCCGACTTCGGCAAAGTAATGAAACAAGTTTATCCTACCGTACGTCCACGTCGGCTTGGAACTCGTGGCAATTCAAG ATATTGTTACGCTGGTCTTCGTAAAAAAGTTAAACTTGAAGTACCACAATTACCCGCCTTGAATGAAACATCTAAG GAGCCAAGTGGAACTATGAAGGAAAGTGAAAGAATTGTGTGCGATTGGGCTGAAAGTAAATTCG GCATGAAGTTTTTGAATATATCTGAGCTGTCAAGGCACCTGGTTTCTAAGAGCATTACTCCCCGAGCATCATTAGGACCTGCTAGCACCTCCCCGCCGCCGCTAGCTTCTATTCACG GTCCGCCGGAAGAAGTATCGGGACCTCAAATAATGAAGCAACAATTGAAACGAAAGTTACAA ACGCAGGGAACCCCCGGGCGACCGAAAAAGAACAAGGCACAGGAGATCGCCGGCGAATCACCGCCGTCCACTTCGTACGTGAGCCAACACCCGCCCGTGAAACATGAAAGCGAAGTAGTGTCCGAGCCTGCGTATGTATATCAACAAGCCTACGTACCCGTGTACGACGTACGGCCGACCTTCCCGTACAGCGAGCCCCCGCGTGCGCATCCCCCACACCCCTCTCATCCGACGCACCCGCCCCCTGCGCCGCACCCACCCATGTCCGTACACGAGTACCGCCCCGACCCCTACGTCTTCGACCCGCCATACGCGCACCGGGACATCTCCGCCCCTTCCGACGTCGCTCACAACCTTCCGATCAATCTTAGCAGCGACGCCTCCCTTGACCTTTCGACCGAGCGAACTGAGTGGCAGAGACGCCGGCCCCCCGACCCGCCAGTAACCCGCCTCCCTCTACCCGGGAAGAAGCTGATACTGGAGACGTATCAGAGCGAAACGCAAGCCAGCTCGCCACGGTCCTCGCAGATTGACACGCGCACGGTGAGCCAACCCTCCGAGGAGTTTCCGCGCAGCGAGTATTTGCCGAAGAAAATGAGAGCGGCGGAAATACTTGGTGGAAAGCTAGCCGCTGCGCGCCAGCCGCTAGCCAGCGCCGACCCAGTATCCTCGACCGCCTCAGTCGCCGTGGAGCCGTCGGTTCGTCCAGAGGTTGCTTTTTTAGAGGATCCAAAAAACTTAACGAGCCGGTCCAAAAGCACCGCCGCGGCGCTGGCCCGGGAGGAACAGGAGGCGGCGAGTCCGACACGGTCGGTGAAGGCTCCGACGCCCAAGTGTGAtcgcaataaaatccgaaaatttTGCGGTCGTAGGAAAGGATTATCTCCAGATAGGACAGAGCAACAAAAACGCCCCGCGACGCCCGATTCCTGTTGTGGTCTAGAcggtataaatattaaaacaggaATGATTTGTGAAGAGAAACATTCAGAGATTTTGAATCGAGAACGGGTTATCAGCATCTGTAATATCGATAAACACGATCTGGATGATTATCTTAATGAAGGAAATAGTCAGGAGCACGAGGAAGAGctattacaatattttcatcAGCGCGACATTGATTACGACGCGACGGCAGATTCGAATACAACTGAAAATCCAGTTACTTTTTTAGAAACAGGCCAGGACCCACACGACGAGCACAGCCAAgggaaaaatgaaaaaatatcacaaCTGCGTGAATTACTAgctaaaaatttaaagaatcataCACAAAGTGGGTCCACGTCTCAGAACGTAATAAATAGTCATCAAGAACCCCAAGCACCCATTGATAACAACCACGAAGTTCATATCACAAAAACTCCGATTTCTGAAGGGGCATTTAAGCCAGTTGGTAATATTACAGAAATCGTAAATGGTACTACTTTATCAAAGGAACACGAAGTCGATATAAGTAAAAACTGTGatacaatattaaatgaaaatgggATTTCTCTTAATCGTCCTACAGAAAATAATCATAGCCAGCTAATAAGCTCCTCTGGATCTCATCTTTATAATGGTAATGGCCACAACGAACCGCAAAGTCCGACCACTAGAACCCAACAATACGATTTTGTACCAATTTCAGATGGGTGCCATTCACCTGGAAATTTTAACTCAAAATCTCCTCTCAGCTTTGGGCATAGAGGTCACAGCCCTTCAAAACtgaataaaactataatattaggTGGATCCTTACAAACATCACCTATATCACATAGTACGGCCGCTAGCCCATTTGTTAGTCCAAGAAATACACCAGTGCCACGGTCGCGTTATTGTTCTCGACCCATACCGAAACACAACGGCAGAAAAAAACGAAATCTTCTAACGTTAGGCGTAGGTGACCATTGTTCGAAACCGTTTGCCATACCAAATGATCAAAAGTTTATAACTTCTAAAGCTTCCATGTGCGGACCAAGTATCAAGTATTGTCAACCGATGTCGGCACCGCCATCACCAAATATCCTTTCAAATTATAAACAGCAATTAGTACAAAATACAACGATTTCAAAtggtacaaataatgtatgtttgAATTTCGTACCAAACGTATTTCGAGATAATATGAACGGTGAATTGTCTCAGCCATTATCAGCAGATCCTTTATCAAGTGAAGTTAGTAGATTTTTTCAAGAACCAGTGTCTAATTATAGATTAAGTCACGATGCTTCGTTCAGATCACAATCTGTTCCACTTAAGCAAGCAACAATGAATATTGGCTTATTGAGCTACAATAACACCCCTGTAGGATCAGTGCCGCCAACACCTGTACCAAATGAGTTTTGTGATTTCGGTTCTCTAGCCGACACGTGTGATATATCAAAGGCTGGTCTTAATCCTGAAACACTAGATAAAATATATGATGCTATTGATAGTAGTAACGATGTACTTAATGCCGAAACATCAGCGAATATTTTGGAAACTAATGATACCCTAACAAATGGTTGTGACTCTTTGCCTAATCAACAAATTTTAACTGAGGAACAATTGAATTCTTTTATTCCGACTAGCGGTGCACTAATCGATAGAAATTCTCAATTTAGCGAATCTTTTCCCAATGATACATGTGATGACGTCGAAGAGTTTTTAAAACGAACGAACAGAATAGAATTCGATGTAACCGAATTAGTTACTGAAAAGAATAAATACTATACGTCCCGGTCAGTACCTAGTACTCCGCTACCATATAAGCGTACAGCCCCGAATTTACAAATCGACTCTCGTCGTTCTAGAGAGTTGTTTCCAACTGAAAACTATTCGGATGTATCCAACGGTATATCTTCAAAATCTGTACCATCGACTCCACAATTACCTGAAGATAGAAGTGTTTTTAGCTATAGTAATAGAGATTTCCTTATAAATGGAAATTCCGTCGATATATGTAATTCTAATCAAATGCAATCTGTTGTTGAAAATGATCAAGGGCTTACTTCTCCGCTTGATATTTTGCGTGAAGACATTCTAGATCCGTTAGCTCCAGCTGCCGATTTGTTAGCTGACCTCGACAAGATAGATGGAACACCCTATGTTGACCTCTAG
- the LOC123664527 gene encoding decapping and exoribonuclease protein-like, with amino-acid sequence MSQPELHVQESIYLKPFPKYGKPKIIGYIGIENVKYAQRIYEGKVNFDLNLNLDKAKRKPPDLDVKLTELLKFLVEHRVRLNFSLHSKLDDARFFCYRGLLTCIACTPYENKDPWKIVAILFQGNIYLCARDTAEKISQKMCMSERDKQFTSWGYKFEQYMLSDKPDGQPNPNLPVDETEEFSLVFATNLNRHKIIYGAEMDGIRCDKMPVSPVPQSNNPEAIIQYLSSKEFIELKTNRHIEFSRQEKNFKRFKTKKWWCQSFLVGVDKILCGCRNDNGIVEELKLYKISDLPRISKRLWDPNVCFNFLDTFLTYVKRCFARKIKQKYGEEFINKLQEIPLISLLFEWYPKSTVHVSDDYSHEDDPILHDWFLTSFGKISDVQNR; translated from the exons ATGTCGCAACCTGAGCTTCATGTTCAAGAATCAATTTACTTGAAGCCATTTCCAAAATATGGTAAACCGAAAATTATAGGATATATTGGAATCGAAAATGTTAAATATGCACAAAGAATTTATGAGggaaaagtaaattttgatttaaatttaaacctaGACAAAGCTAAAAGAAAGCCTCCAGACCTTGATGTAAAACTaacagaattattaaaatttttagtagaACACAGAGTTAGACtaaatttttctttacataGTAAATTAGATGACGCTCGGTTCTTTTGCTATCGAGGCCTATTGACATGTATTGCCTGTACTCCATATGAGAATAAAGACCCTTGGAAAATTGTTGCTATATTATTTCAAGGCAATATATACCTGTGCGCTAGGGACACTGCAGAAAAAATATCCCAGAAAATGTGTATGTCAGAAAGAGATAAACAATTCACCTCTTGGGGTTACAAGTTTGAACAATATATGCTGtctg ATAAACCGGATGGTCAACCAAATCCGAATTTGCCAGTCGACGAGACTGAGGAATTTTCTTTAGTATTTgcaacaaatttaaacagacataAAATTATCTATGGTGCTGAGATGGATGGAATAAGATGTGACAAAATGCCCGTCTCACCTGTTCCACAATCAAATAATCCTGAAgctattatacaatatttgtcTTCTAAGGAATTTATTGAACTCAAAACAAACAGGCACATCGAATTTTCAAGACAGGagaaaaattttaa gcGATTTAAGACCAAAAAGTGGTGGTGTCAGTCATTTCTTGTTGGAGTTGATAAAATACTTTGTGGATGTAGAAATGATAATGGTATTGTTGAGgaattgaaattatacaaaatcaGTGATTTGCCCAGAATATCAAAG AGGCTGTGGGATCCAAATGTTTGTTTCAACTTTTTAGATACATTTTTGACTTATGTTAAAAGATGTTTTGCtcgaaaaattaaacaaaaatatggagAGGAGTTTATAAACAAACTGCAAGAAATACCGCTAATAAGCTTACTTTTCGAGTGGTATCCGAAATCGACAGTCCATGTGTCAGATGATTATTCTCACGAAGATGATCCCATATTACATGATTGGTTTTTGACTAGTTTTGGAAAAATAAGTGATGTACAAAATAGGTGA